One window of Bacteroidia bacterium genomic DNA carries:
- a CDS encoding N-acetylneuraminate synthase family protein, which translates to MHPIQIQNRIISPNHKPFLIAEMSGNHNQSLERALQIVDAAVDAGADAIKLQTYTADTLTIDYRENEFFISDKNSLWKGKSLYELYQ; encoded by the coding sequence CCAATTCAAATTCAAAACCGAATAATTAGTCCAAATCACAAGCCTTTTCTGATTGCCGAGATGTCGGGTAATCATAATCAATCGTTGGAAAGGGCTTTGCAAATTGTAGATGCTGCCGTTGATGCAGGAGCCGATGCCATCAAACTGCAAACTTACACTGCCGATACTCTTACGATTGATTACCGAGAAAATGAATTTTTTATTTCTGATAAGAATTCTCTATGGAAAGGAAAAAGTTTATACGAACTTTATCAAG